The nucleotide sequence AACGGGTTGCGAAAACCATATCCAGAATATATTTCTCGATTTTCTCATCCAGATAAATTTGATTGATGATTTTCTTTGCTTCCACAATCTGATCTAAACTAATAACCTGGCGGATTTGCGGAATATCCTGCGTGGAAATCATCCGCATCACTTTTCTCTCATCTTCAAATTCCGGATAATCGATTTTACACTTAAGCATAAAACGATCCGTTTGCGCTTCCGGTAAAAGATAAGTTCCTTCTTGGTCGATTGGGTTTTGTGTCGCTAAAACTAAGAAAGGTTTTGGCAAAGGCATTGTCTCGTCTCCTATTGTCACTTGTTTTTCCTGCATAACTTCCAGCAAAGCCGACTGAACTTTGGCTGGAGCTCTGTTAATCTCATCCGCTAAAACAAAATTAGCGAAAACGGGACCTTTCTTGATGGAAAAATCGTTGTCTTTGACATTATAAATCATCGTTCCTACAACATCTGCAGGCAACAAATCCGGCGTAAACTGAATTCTTGAAAACTTTCCGTGAACCGCTTCTGCCAAGGTTTTGATTGCAAGTGTCTTTGCTAAACCGGGTACGCCTTCCAGGAGCACATGTCCATTTCCCAAAAGTCCTATCAATAGACGGTCTATCATATATTCCTGACCGATAATAGCGCGGTTTATTTCTTGTTTTAGAATATTAAAAAAGTAATTCTGTTCTTTTACTTTCTCTGTAAGCTGTCTGATATCTTCTGCTTGATTCAATTCTGACATAGTTAATCTTAATAATTGTTCAAATTTCTAATAAAAACTAGCATCAGCAAACACAATAACTGCTAATCTTGCGTTAAATATTTGTTAAAAAGATTGAGGTTGGAGGTTATAAGTCGGAAGTCTTAAGCAAACTGCTTTAGTTTTTGTTAATAAATTTGGAACATTTGTCGTTTATAAAGAATTAGTTTAAATTTGATATAAATTTGAATAATATGAATTTAGAAGCACGAAAATTATCTTTGGTTCAAGAATTTCTGAGAATAGACAATGAAAATATCATTGGTGCTTTGGAAAAATTCCTTCATAAAAGTAAATCCGATTTTTTTGAACAAAATTTAAAACCAAAATCTTTACAACAGTTTTACCAAGAAATTGACCAAGCTTTGGAAGATGAAAAAAACAGTAATTTAGTTTCTATAAATGACCTAAAAGACAAAATCCAGAAATGGAGTTAAAGATTTTTTGGTCACAACTTGCAGAAGACCAATTGATAGATATTTTTCAAGCTGGTGTCAAAATTGCAAAGAAAATCGTGACTGATATTGTTGATAAAACAATTGACATTGACAAAAATCCAAAAATAGGACAAACCGAAGAGCTTTTGAAAGATAGAAAACAAGAATTTCGGTATTTGGTTTCGAGCAATTATAAAATAATTTACTACATCAATTTGGAAACTCAAAGAATTGTGATTGCCAATGTTTTTGACACAAGGCAAAATCCAGAAAAACTGAGTGAAACAAAATAAAAATTTCAATAAAATTAAATGAATTATCATTTTGCCAATCATAGACAAGTCAGAAAAAATCTGCTTGACCTATTACAAAATACTTCAGAAAAAGACCTTCTCACGATTCCTGACGGATTTAATAA is from Epilithonimonas vandammei and encodes:
- a CDS encoding type II toxin-antitoxin system RelE/ParE family toxin, with the protein product MELKIFWSQLAEDQLIDIFQAGVKIAKKIVTDIVDKTIDIDKNPKIGQTEELLKDRKQEFRYLVSSNYKIIYYINLETQRIVIANVFDTRQNPEKLSETK
- a CDS encoding AAA family ATPase; this translates as MSELNQAEDIRQLTEKVKEQNYFFNILKQEINRAIIGQEYMIDRLLIGLLGNGHVLLEGVPGLAKTLAIKTLAEAVHGKFSRIQFTPDLLPADVVGTMIYNVKDNDFSIKKGPVFANFVLADEINRAPAKVQSALLEVMQEKQVTIGDETMPLPKPFLVLATQNPIDQEGTYLLPEAQTDRFMLKCKIDYPEFEDERKVMRMISTQDIPQIRQVISLDQIVEAKKIINQIYLDEKIEKYILDMVFATRYPEKYGLSDIKNYISFGASPRASINLAIASRAYAFIKGRAFVIPEDVKEIAKDVLRHRIGLSFEAEAEEVTQDEIVNRILSKVQAP